The Haloplanus sp. XH21 genome includes a region encoding these proteins:
- a CDS encoding MBL fold metallo-hydrolase — MEITLVGTGSPIPIPERGGTSIAVEIADERVLIDCGPNTVYGLMEAQIPFGEIETMFFTHHHLDHNASFFHFAFTSWTEGGRESLTVYGPDGTDRLVDALYDVYAEDIEYRKDIYPTDGISNI; from the coding sequence ATGGAAATCACCCTCGTCGGTACGGGAAGTCCCATCCCAATTCCCGAGCGTGGTGGCACGAGCATCGCCGTCGAGATCGCAGACGAACGCGTTCTGATTGACTGTGGGCCAAACACCGTCTACGGCCTCATGGAAGCGCAGATTCCATTTGGAGAGATCGAGACGATGTTCTTCACTCACCACCACCTAGATCACAACGCATCGTTCTTCCACTTCGCGTTCACGAGCTGGACCGAGGGCGGCCGCGAATCGCTCACCGTCTACGGACCCGACGGCACCGACCGGCTCGTCGACGCGCTGTACGACGTCTACGCGGAGGATATCGAGTACCGCAAAGACATCTATCCGACTGATGGCATCTCGAACATCG
- a CDS encoding ribosome biogenesis/translation initiation ATPase RLI, whose protein sequence is MNSRDQKYIAIIDQDKVTDEVRNIAVKYDPLNRSGHEGFHVTEDAELHIDDVNVMREHKLIEKKIPNDAIQIVPLPSETGQLVHQYGENGFRMYDLPIPEDGRIVGLLGPNGIGKSTVLRILAGELVPNFGITNGELDWNQAIEAFRGTTLQTHLERLRDDNVTISYKQQRVDSLHEANAETVRDLLVAHSDDPDRFVDDLDLRSIRDRSLADLSGGERQRVAIGATLSADADLYLFDEPSSFLDIEQRLSVAQTIRSHVQETDAAALVVEHDLATLDLLSDAIHVLYGEPGGFGVVAQQLAVRTGINQFLDGRLKEENVQIRRNSIDFPTAGERGVQYGDPVLDYPRLEKSFEDFSLTVESGQIHTGESIGIVGENALGKTTFVKLLAGSVEADERTVLDEVTVSYKPQYITPDSDETVRERFTAVADLHSQSFTRRIQDPFELEPLYDRSLGSLSGGELQRTGIALCLARDADLYLLDEPSAFLDVSRRVSLADKIHQFSKQTDHPVLVVDHDLFVIDRVADRLIVFDGEPSRHGRASAPQAMRSGMNAFLASLEITFRRDERTGRPRVNKPGSQLDRKQKSSGEYYYSG, encoded by the coding sequence ATGAATTCTCGAGACCAGAAATACATCGCGATTATTGACCAAGACAAGGTCACCGACGAGGTGCGGAACATCGCCGTCAAATACGATCCGCTGAATCGATCCGGCCACGAGGGGTTCCACGTCACCGAAGACGCAGAACTCCACATCGACGACGTGAACGTGATGCGCGAGCACAAACTCATCGAGAAGAAAATTCCGAACGACGCGATCCAGATTGTCCCGCTTCCATCCGAAACCGGCCAGCTTGTTCACCAGTATGGCGAGAACGGATTCCGGATGTACGACCTCCCCATCCCGGAGGATGGTAGAATCGTCGGCCTCCTCGGTCCCAACGGAATCGGGAAAAGCACTGTGCTCCGCATCTTAGCCGGCGAGCTGGTTCCGAATTTCGGCATCACGAATGGGGAATTGGATTGGAATCAGGCTATCGAAGCCTTCCGAGGGACAACCCTGCAGACGCATCTTGAGCGGCTTCGAGACGACAACGTCACGATCAGTTACAAGCAGCAGCGAGTCGACTCGCTTCACGAAGCAAATGCCGAGACGGTGAGAGACCTGCTTGTTGCGCATTCGGACGACCCGGACCGATTCGTTGACGACCTCGATCTTCGGTCGATCCGGGATCGGTCGCTGGCTGATCTCTCGGGTGGCGAACGGCAGCGGGTCGCGATCGGTGCCACCTTGTCAGCCGATGCGGATCTCTACCTGTTCGACGAACCGTCGTCGTTTCTAGATATCGAACAGCGGTTGTCAGTCGCGCAGACGATCCGCAGCCATGTCCAAGAAACGGATGCAGCGGCCCTTGTCGTCGAACACGACCTAGCGACACTGGACCTCCTCTCGGACGCGATCCACGTACTGTACGGTGAACCAGGTGGATTCGGTGTCGTCGCCCAACAACTCGCAGTTCGAACAGGCATCAACCAGTTCCTCGATGGCCGACTGAAAGAGGAAAACGTCCAGATTCGCCGCAACTCGATCGACTTCCCCACGGCCGGTGAACGTGGCGTCCAGTATGGTGACCCGGTTCTCGACTATCCTCGGTTGGAAAAATCGTTTGAGGACTTTTCGCTGACAGTCGAGTCCGGTCAGATACATACCGGTGAGTCAATCGGAATCGTTGGGGAGAACGCGCTCGGGAAAACGACATTCGTGAAATTACTTGCTGGGAGTGTTGAAGCCGACGAGAGAACGGTTCTGGATGAGGTAACAGTATCGTACAAGCCACAGTACATCACGCCAGATAGCGACGAAACGGTTCGTGAGCGGTTCACAGCGGTCGCCGATCTTCACTCACAGTCATTCACGAGGCGAATCCAGGATCCGTTCGAGCTCGAGCCGTTGTACGATCGTTCGCTCGGTTCGCTCTCAGGGGGAGAGTTACAGCGTACTGGGATTGCACTCTGTCTTGCACGCGACGCAGATCTCTATCTCCTGGACGAGCCCTCAGCCTTCCTGGACGTCAGTCGACGTGTGTCCCTCGCCGATAAGATTCATCAGTTCAGCAAGCAAACTGACCACCCCGTACTAGTCGTCGATCACGACCTTTTCGTCATCGACCGTGTCGCAGACCGACTGATTGTATTCGATGGAGAACCGAGTCGTCACGGGCGGGCAAGTGCCCCACAAGCAATGCGGTCAGGAATGAACGCGTTCCTCGCCTCGCTCGAAATTACGTTCAGGCGAGACGAGCGGACCGGTAGACCACGGGTGAACAAGCCGGGGAGTCAACTTGACCGTAAACAGAAATCGAGTGGGGAATACTACTACAGCGGCTAA